Proteins from a single region of Humidesulfovibrio mexicanus:
- a CDS encoding NAD-dependent epimerase/dehydratase family protein, with protein MPGCPTPPQSAAFGRAVVFGACGFLGRELVRLLLDSGARVLGVDTRPWPGALPEGYAHEAGGEAALGQAAAFLRQGRAGLAGCSGSCSAGQGGLPPGPPLGEEGYDCAGAAQDAGRAGLAAFFHMAGLADAGACQKNPELARRLNVDLVAEALAALSGVACAFVFPSTGIVYGDALGRPAREDDPLLPAAQYARGKIEAEGLIRAACASGPLRGAIARLSNLYGPGGGENTVLGRVLAQVRRGEPLRVWDESPVRDFLHVADAAEGLLCLGLAANALVPGSLVPGSLASGPLAEGGCLTANLSTGAGTRIGALLDLAAELFHTSRLPQEREPDPAARVSSLVLDNARLTALTGWRPGIGLAQGLRGCL; from the coding sequence GTGCCCGGCTGCCCCACCCCGCCCCAAAGCGCCGCCTTCGGCCGCGCCGTGGTCTTCGGTGCCTGCGGGTTCCTGGGCCGCGAGCTGGTGCGCCTGCTGCTGGACTCCGGCGCGCGCGTGCTGGGCGTGGACACGCGCCCCTGGCCCGGCGCGCTGCCGGAAGGGTATGCGCATGAGGCGGGCGGCGAGGCCGCGCTAGGCCAGGCTGCGGCGTTTTTGCGCCAGGGCCGGGCCGGGCTGGCTGGGTGCTCGGGATCGTGCTCCGCAGGCCAGGGGGGGCTCCCCCCTGGACCCCCGTTGGGTGAAGAAGGCTATGATTGCGCTGGGGCGGCGCAGGATGCGGGCCGGGCCGGGCTGGCGGCGTTCTTCCACATGGCGGGCCTGGCCGATGCCGGGGCCTGCCAGAAAAACCCGGAGCTTGCCCGGCGGCTCAACGTGGACCTTGTGGCCGAGGCGCTCGCAGCGCTTTCCGGCGTGGCCTGCGCCTTCGTGTTCCCGTCCACGGGCATCGTGTACGGCGACGCCCTGGGCCGTCCGGCGCGGGAGGACGACCCCCTGTTGCCCGCGGCGCAGTACGCGCGCGGCAAGATCGAGGCCGAGGGGCTCATCCGCGCGGCCTGCGCCAGCGGTCCTCTGCGCGGGGCCATCGCCCGGCTGTCTAATCTCTACGGTCCCGGCGGCGGCGAGAACACGGTGCTGGGCCGCGTGCTGGCCCAGGTGCGGCGCGGCGAGCCCCTGCGCGTGTGGGACGAGAGCCCGGTGCGCGATTTTCTGCACGTGGCCGATGCCGCGGAAGGGCTGTTGTGCCTGGGGCTGGCGGCCAACGCCCTGGTTCCCGGCTCCCTGGTTCCCGGCTCCCTGGCTTCCGGCCCCCTGGCGGAAGGCGGCTGCCTTACGGCCAACCTGTCCACGGGCGCGGGCACGCGCATCGGCGCGCTCCTTGACCTTGCGGCGGAACTTTTTCATACTTCCCGCCTTCCGCAGGAGCGGGAGCCGGACCCGGCGGCGCGGGTCTCCAGCCTGGTGCTGGACAACGCGCGCCTGACCGCGCTCACGGGCTGGCGGCCGGGCATCGGGCTGGCCCAGGGCCTGCGCGGCTGCCTGTAG
- a CDS encoding N-acetylneuraminate synthase family protein — protein MPEITLAGRAIGPDHAPLVIAEIGINHEGDYAKAERMVRDAHAVGCECVKFQCHVVEDEMSPQAKTVIPGNAKESIYEIMERCQLSEAEERRLMDLVRSLGMIYLSTPFSRAAADRLESMGVPGYKIGSGECNNYPLIDHIAGFGKPVILSTGMNGMDSVRKSVEILRRHKVPFGLMHTTSMYPTPPEKVRLGAMVQLMEAFPDAVAGLSDHTLTIYPCLGAAALGASMLERHFTSDKSWPGPDVFLSMDPEEMRQLIQGSAIIHKARGGEKGVLPEEQVTIDFAYASCVTIAPVKKGEALSKANLWVKRPGTGQILAEHFEGLLGRAAARDIDTNTQLAWDMVEGGKD, from the coding sequence ATGCCCGAAATCACCCTGGCCGGACGCGCAATCGGACCGGACCACGCCCCGCTTGTCATCGCCGAGATCGGCATCAACCACGAGGGCGACTACGCCAAGGCCGAACGCATGGTGCGCGACGCGCACGCCGTGGGCTGCGAGTGCGTGAAGTTCCAGTGCCACGTGGTGGAGGACGAGATGAGCCCGCAGGCCAAAACGGTCATTCCGGGCAACGCCAAGGAATCCATCTACGAGATCATGGAGCGCTGCCAGCTTTCCGAGGCCGAGGAGCGCCGCCTGATGGACCTGGTGCGGAGCCTGGGCATGATCTACCTGTCCACGCCCTTTTCCCGCGCCGCGGCCGACCGCCTGGAGTCCATGGGCGTGCCCGGCTACAAGATCGGCTCCGGCGAGTGCAACAATTACCCGCTCATCGACCACATCGCCGGCTTCGGCAAGCCGGTCATCCTTTCGACCGGCATGAACGGCATGGACAGCGTGCGCAAGAGCGTGGAGATCCTGAGGCGGCACAAGGTTCCCTTCGGGCTCATGCACACCACCAGCATGTACCCCACCCCGCCGGAAAAGGTGCGCCTGGGGGCCATGGTGCAGCTCATGGAGGCCTTCCCCGACGCAGTGGCGGGCCTCTCCGACCACACCCTGACCATCTACCCCTGCCTGGGCGCGGCGGCGCTGGGGGCCTCCATGCTGGAGCGGCACTTCACCTCGGACAAAAGCTGGCCCGGACCGGACGTGTTCCTGTCCATGGACCCGGAGGAGATGCGCCAGCTCATCCAGGGCAGCGCCATCATCCACAAGGCGCGCGGCGGGGAAAAGGGCGTGCTGCCAGAGGAACAGGTGACCATCGACTTCGCCTACGCAAGCTGCGTCACCATCGCGCCCGTCAAGAAGGGCGAGGCCTTGTCCAAGGCCAACCTCTGGGTCAAGCGGCCCGGCACCGGGCAGATCCTGGCCGAGCACTTCGAGGGGCTCCTTGGCCGCGCGGCCGCCCGCGACATCGACACGAACACGCAGCTCGCCTGGGACATGGTGGAAGGCGGAAAGGACTAG
- a CDS encoding DMT family transporter, with the protein MWRLVLGAVLISFSPLFVKLAAPYGVGGDAAAFHRVLIGGVGLYLASLASREPRSRLSAMPRAGWWWSLACAGFFAGDLVCWHLSILYIGPGLSTLFGNFQVFVLAAWGIVFLGERPGLRFFAGLALAMGGLLAIVAPAWASAGADYHWGVLFGLFSGLFYAGFILALGRSMALCGDGSQLAVMTANSLMTAALLLPVLLVRGESPLLPLGMPLLLMAGYGITSQLMGWALISRGLRDTRMSLAGLILLLQPALAYVWDLAFFARPAGLAELLGVAATLVGIGLGARRR; encoded by the coding sequence ATGTGGCGTCTTGTTCTCGGAGCGGTGCTCATCAGCTTTTCGCCCCTGTTCGTGAAGCTGGCCGCGCCCTACGGCGTGGGCGGCGATGCGGCCGCCTTCCACCGGGTGCTCATCGGCGGGGTCGGGCTCTATCTGGCCAGCCTTGCCAGCCGCGAGCCGCGCTCCAGGCTTTCGGCCATGCCGCGCGCGGGCTGGTGGTGGTCCCTTGCGTGCGCGGGCTTCTTCGCCGGAGATCTGGTGTGCTGGCACCTGTCCATTCTGTACATCGGGCCTGGGCTGTCCACGCTGTTCGGCAACTTCCAGGTCTTCGTGCTGGCGGCCTGGGGCATCGTGTTCCTTGGGGAGCGGCCTGGGCTGCGCTTCTTCGCGGGCCTGGCCCTGGCCATGGGCGGGCTTCTGGCCATCGTCGCGCCCGCCTGGGCCAGCGCCGGGGCCGACTATCATTGGGGCGTGCTCTTCGGCCTGTTCTCCGGCCTCTTTTATGCCGGGTTCATCCTGGCCCTGGGCCGCAGCATGGCCCTGTGCGGCGACGGCTCGCAGCTGGCCGTCATGACGGCCAACTCGCTGATGACCGCGGCCCTGCTGCTGCCCGTGCTGCTGGTGCGCGGGGAAAGCCCGCTGCTGCCCCTCGGAATGCCCCTGCTGCTCATGGCTGGCTACGGCATCACCTCTCAGCTCATGGGCTGGGCGCTCATCTCGCGCGGGCTGCGCGATACGCGCATGTCGCTGGCCGGGCTTATTTTGCTGTTGCAGCCCGCCCTGGCCTACGTGTGGGACCTGGCCTTCTTCGCCCGGCCCGCCGGACTGGCCGAGCTTCTGGGCGTGGCCGCCACGCTGGTCGGCATCGGCCTGGGCGCGCGGCGGCGGTAG
- a CDS encoding NAD-dependent 4,6-dehydratase LegB produces the protein MELTGKKILVTGAGGFIGSHLTEMLLRQGVDVRAFVHYNAFSSWGWLDSFEPELKKSLDVFPGDIRDPNGVRTAMRGCDVVLHLAALIAIPYSYHSPDTYVQTNVTGTLNIVQAARDLDVQKVVHTSTSEVYGTARFVPITEEHPLQGQSPYSATKIGADQIALSFHAAFGTPVAVIRPFNTYGPRQSARAVIPTIITQIAAGKRRIKLGALTPTRDFNFVTDTARGFVAVAQSDAAVGEVVNVGSGFEVSIGDTAKRIAHVMGADIEIECDEARLRPEKSEVERLFAGNAKAARFCAWHPAYGGLDGFDRGLAETAAWFADPENRKAYKADIYNI, from the coding sequence ATGGAACTCACAGGCAAGAAGATCCTCGTCACCGGCGCGGGCGGCTTCATCGGCTCGCACCTCACGGAAATGCTCCTGCGCCAGGGCGTGGATGTGCGCGCCTTCGTGCACTACAACGCCTTCTCCTCCTGGGGCTGGCTGGACAGCTTCGAGCCGGAGCTGAAAAAGAGCCTGGACGTGTTCCCCGGCGACATCCGCGACCCGAACGGCGTGCGCACGGCCATGCGCGGCTGCGACGTGGTGCTGCACCTGGCCGCCCTCATCGCCATCCCCTATTCCTACCACTCGCCCGACACCTACGTGCAGACCAACGTCACCGGCACCCTGAACATCGTGCAGGCCGCCCGCGACCTCGATGTGCAGAAGGTGGTCCACACCTCCACCAGCGAGGTGTACGGCACCGCGCGCTTCGTGCCCATCACCGAGGAGCACCCCCTGCAAGGCCAGTCGCCCTATTCGGCCACCAAGATCGGCGCCGACCAGATCGCCCTGTCCTTCCACGCCGCCTTCGGCACGCCCGTGGCCGTCATCCGGCCCTTCAACACCTATGGCCCCAGGCAAAGCGCCCGCGCCGTCATCCCCACCATCATCACGCAGATCGCGGCGGGCAAGCGGCGCATCAAGCTGGGCGCGCTCACCCCCACGCGGGACTTCAACTTCGTCACCGACACCGCGCGCGGCTTTGTCGCCGTGGCGCAAAGCGACGCCGCCGTGGGCGAGGTCGTCAACGTGGGCAGCGGCTTCGAGGTCAGCATCGGGGACACGGCCAAGCGCATCGCCCACGTCATGGGCGCCGACATCGAGATCGAGTGCGACGAGGCCCGCCTGCGCCCCGAGAAAAGCGAGGTGGAGCGCCTGTTCGCGGGCAACGCCAAGGCCGCGCGCTTTTGCGCCTGGCACCCGGCCTACGGCGGGCTGGACGGCTTCGACCGGGGCCTGGCCGAGACGGCCGCGTGGTTCGCCGATCCCGAGAACCGCAAGGCCTACAAGGCCGACATCTACAACATCTAG